One Osmerus eperlanus chromosome 16, fOsmEpe2.1, whole genome shotgun sequence DNA segment encodes these proteins:
- the LOC134036737 gene encoding solute carrier family 25 member 36-A-like, translated as MSQKDTLVHLFAGGCGGTVGAILTCPLEVVKTRLQSSSVTFYVSQVTLSSVNGASLARLAPPGPLHCLRLILEREGPRSLFRGLGPNLVGVAPSRAIYFAAYSSTKEQLNTLLEPDSTQVHMLSAGLAGFTAITATNPIWLIKTRLQLDARHRDERRLNTLECVRRVYRSDGVRGFYRGMSASYAGISETVVHFVIYEGIKQHLKERRVQGGALDDEEEAVKDASDFLGMMLAAATSKTCATSIAYPHEVIRTRLREEGSRYRSFFQTLMAVPREEGYRALYRGLTTHLVRQIPNTAIMMATYELVVYLLHH; from the exons ATGAGCCAAAAGGATACATTGGTTCATTTATTTgcaggagg GTGTGGGGGCACGGTAGGGGCCATCTTGACGTGTCCTCTGGAGGTGGTGAAGACGCGGCTGCAGTCCTCCTCCGTCACCTTCTACGTCTCCCAGGTGACGCTCAGCTCCGTTAACGGGGCCAGCCTGGCCCGCCTGGCCCCGCCCGGACCGCTGCActgcctcag gttgatcttggagagggaggggcctcGCTCGCTCTTCAGAGGACTAGGACCCAATCTGGTGGGTGTGGCGCCATCCAg agcCATCTACTTCGCTGCCTACTCCTCCACCAAGGAGCAGCTGAACACTCTGCTGGAACCAGACTCCACCCAGGTGCACATGCTGTCTGCTGGCCTGGCAG GGTTCACAGCGATCACAGCCACCAATCCCATCTGGCTGATCAAGACCCGCCTACAGCTGGATGCCAG gcacAGGGACGAGCGGCGTCTGAACACCCTGgagtgtgtgcggcgtgtgtACCGCTCGGACGGTGTGCGGGGGTTCTACCGGGGCATGTCTGCGTCGTACGCCGGCATCTCGGAGACGGTGGTGCACTTTGTGATCTACGAGGGGATCAAGCAGCACCTGAAGGAGCGCCGGGTGCAGGGCGGGGCGCTGGACGACGAGGAGGAGGCCGTGAAGGACGCCTCTGACTTCCTGGGGATGATGCTGGCCGCTGCCACATCCAAGACCTGCGCCACCTCTATCGCCTACCCCcacg AGGTGATCCGGACCCGTCTGCGTGAAGAAGGCAGCCGGTACCGCTCGTTCTTCCAGACGCTGATGGCTGtgcccagggaggagggctaCCGGGCCCTGTACCGGGGCCTTACCACACACCTGGTCCGCCAGATCCCCAACACCGCCATCATGATGGCCACCTACGAACTGGTCGTCTACCTACTCCACCACtag